GGCCATGCCCTCTTCTAATATGTGTGAGAGGTAGCGGCGGGAGGGCTCGTAGACCTCGGCGTTGAAGTGGTTGTGATCTCCCGTGCTGCCGCGTCGGCCCCAGAGATCCACGAGCGCCACATAGTTGTCGCGGTTGGCTTCCATGAACTCGAAATTGGCCTCGATGTAGGCCGTCAGCTTGTCGAGCGCGTTCTCGCACTCGCCGACCCGCTGCTTGATGTACTCGGCGGGCTTGCGCAGGAGGCTTTGAAGGATCTCCTCGACGAGCTCCTCCTTCCCACCGAAGTGGTAGGAGATGACTCCCTTGCTGATGCCAGCCATTTTGGCAATCTCCGCGAGCGATGCCTGCAAAAACCCTTGACTGGCAATGATTTGGATGGCGGTCTCGACGATCTGGCGCCGTCGCGCCTCTTCGATGAAGCTGGGTCGTTTCTGGCCGACCGGCTGAGTGTTTGACCGCACGGTCAAATTTTAACCTATCCGGTCATTCGAAGCAATCGGTATCCTTCTTACTTACTTTCTTCCCACGAAGTGGTTCATCGCGTCGTTGATGCCCATGAAGTTGGAGACGGCGTCGAACCAGCGAACCGGAAGCACTCGCAGCCAGGCGATGCTGTGAACGAGGGGCGGCGTGAAAAGGCGAGGGCGGTCGGCCTCGATGGCGCGCAGGATCATCTCGGTAAGTCTCGTTTCCGAGAGGATGGGCAGCAGAAACGGGAACCGTGACGCGACGCCCTCGAACATTCCGGTATCGACGAAATAGGGGCACACCACGGTCGTCTTGATGTTGGCGCCACGTTTCTTGAGCTCGACCCGGAGGGATTCGTCGAGTCCCACCGCGGCCCACTTGCTCGCGCAATAGTCGGAGAGACGGGCGACTCCGATGAGTCCGGCGGCGGAGGCAATCGTGACGAGGTGACCGCGGTTGCGCTCGAGCATCCCCGGAAGAAACGCCTTCGTGGTCCAGAACAAGGACAGCGTGTTCACCTTCAGGCTGCGCTCGATCTCCTCGTCGGGGATTTCGAGGAAGCTCGAGCCGCTGACGACGCCGGCGTTATTGATGAGCACGTCCACCGGCTCCCCCAGTCGACTCGCTACGCCATAAACAGCCCGGCGATCCGATACATCGCACACGAACGCTTCGACGGCGCCGCCCGCGGAAGCGATCTCCTTCGAAACGCGTGCGAGCCTCTCGCCGTCGAGGTCCAACAGGTAGAGCGCTCCGCCGCGTCGGGAGATCTCGAGCGCCATGCACCTTCCGAGCCCGCTCGCGGCCCCGGTGACGACGACACGACTTTGTCCGAGACGCGTCATGGCCGGGTGATTGTATCGCCGTCTTCGCCCTCGTCGTGAGCGAATCGGGCGACGTTCGGCTTAGAATAGGAGCTCGTCTTCATGAAATCGATCGATTCCTTCGACCTCGTCCCCGGGCGTACGCTCGCGCGCAAGTACGAGATCGTCTCGCTCCTCGGTGGCGGATGGGAAGGCGAGGTTTACAGGATACGCGAGAAGACGACGGGCATCGAACGGGCGGCGAAGCTCTTCTTCCCCAAGCGCAACCCCCGAAACAAGACCGCCAAGCGATATGCGCGAAAGCTGCACAAGCTGAGGGACTGTCCCATCGTGATCCAGTACCACACCGAAGAGACCGTCATCGTGCGCCGGACGCCAATGACCGTGCTGGTTTCCGAGTACGTAGAGGGCGAGCTTCTGAGCGAGTTTCTCGAGCGGCAGCCGGGCGGCCGACTCCAACCCTTTCCCGCCCTTCACCTCCTTTATGCCCTCGTCAAGGGTGTCGAGTGCATCCACCGGCTTCGCGAGTACCACGGCGATCTCCACTCGGAGAACGTAATCGTCGAGCATTACGGCCTGCGCTTCGATCTCAAGATCCTGGACTTCTTCCACTGGGAGGAGTCTCCGAAGCGTGAGGGCCTCCAGGACGACATCTGCGATCTCGTGCGCATCTTCTACGACGCTCTCGGCGGAGCGCGCTTCTACGCGAAACATCCCCAGGAGGTCAAGGACATCTGTTGCGGGCTGAAACGCTCTCTCGTTCTCAAGCGGTTTCCCACCGTGACCCACTTGAGACAGCATCTGGAAACGATGAGAT
This genomic interval from Vicinamibacteria bacterium contains the following:
- a CDS encoding protein kinase, giving the protein MKSIDSFDLVPGRTLARKYEIVSLLGGGWEGEVYRIREKTTGIERAAKLFFPKRNPRNKTAKRYARKLHKLRDCPIVIQYHTEETVIVRRTPMTVLVSEYVEGELLSEFLERQPGGRLQPFPALHLLYALVKGVECIHRLREYHGDLHSENVIVEHYGLRFDLKILDFFHWEESPKREGLQDDICDLVRIFYDALGGARFYAKHPQEVKDICCGLKRSLVLKRFPTVTHLRQHLETMRWA
- a CDS encoding SDR family oxidoreductase, whose translation is MTRLGQSRVVVTGAASGLGRCMALEISRRGGALYLLDLDGERLARVSKEIASAGGAVEAFVCDVSDRRAVYGVASRLGEPVDVLINNAGVVSGSSFLEIPDEEIERSLKVNTLSLFWTTKAFLPGMLERNRGHLVTIASAAGLIGVARLSDYCASKWAAVGLDESLRVELKKRGANIKTTVVCPYFVDTGMFEGVASRFPFLLPILSETRLTEMILRAIEADRPRLFTPPLVHSIAWLRVLPVRWFDAVSNFMGINDAMNHFVGRK
- a CDS encoding TetR family transcriptional regulator; translated protein: MRSNTQPVGQKRPSFIEEARRRQIVETAIQIIASQGFLQASLAEIAKMAGISKGVISYHFGGKEELVEEILQSLLRKPAEYIKQRVGECENALDKLTAYIEANFEFMEANRDNYVALVDLWGRRGSTGDHNHFNAEVYEPSRRYLSHILEEGMA